A DNA window from Xiphias gladius isolate SHS-SW01 ecotype Sanya breed wild chromosome 3, ASM1685928v1, whole genome shotgun sequence contains the following coding sequences:
- the rhbdf1a gene encoding inactive rhomboid protein 1 isoform X2: MCSIAETVEGHTTLEWGRVVRVLHMRLGSHWEGETGGLLHMRPSSHTCTTETMLMERTSFSFPTSEISCPQFFAEPQVYKHSWQAWGGTENMAEPRRESTSSLQRKKPPWLRLDIPTAQMSLDEPPTFVQPVKRQGFLRSISMPVETSHLQSPPRDLFDTRRPVLQRQSSITQTIKSRRVHFERINTVPIKGQRAARRSTRKHHSLSRTLLRGTADWFGVSKDGDATQKWQRKSLRHCSLRYGKLKPQVIREMDLSSQDNISLTSTETPPPLYVPSSQHGMQKIVDPLARGRAFRMVEEVDGYSVPQTPITPGAASLCSFTSSRSGLNRLPRRRKRESVAKMSFRAAAALVKGRSIRESTLRRAQRRSFTPASFMEEDVIDFPDELDTSFFARDILMQEELSTYADEVFESPSEAAIKEAEPSSKKDETELTGSALDKTELERSHLMLPLERGWRKAKEGTPGPPKVPLRQEVVSVNGQRRGQRIVVPVKKLFAREKRPYGLGMVGKLTNRTYRKRIDSYVKRQIEDMDDHRPFFTYWITVVHLLITILAVCIYGIAPVGFSQHETVDSVLRNKGVYENVKFVQQENFWIGPSSEALIHLGAKFSPCMRQDKQVHELIREKRAIERNSACCVRNDRSGCVQTSEEECSSTLAVWVKWPRHSSTPQLNGKNRQYGSVCHQDPRICLEPASVSPHEWPDDITKWPICTRYNTGNHTNLPHIDCTITGRPCCIGTKGRCEITSREYCDFMKGYFHEEATLCSQVHCMDDVCGLLPFLNPEIPDQFYRLWLSLFLHAGILHCLVSVAFQMTILRDLEKLAGWLRISIIYILSGITGNLASAIFLPYRAEVGPAGSQFGILACLFVELFQSWQILAQPWRAFTKLLCVVLFLFAFGLLPWIDNFAHICGFISGFFLSFAFLPYISFGRMDLYRKRCQIIVFLLVFVGLFSGLVVLFYVYPIKCEWCELLTCIPFTDKFCEKYDLNAHLH, from the exons CTGGCAGGCCTGGGGTGGGACAGAGAACATGGCTGAACCACGGCGGGAGAGCACCAGCAGCCTGCAGAGGAAGAAACCTCCCTGGCTCAGACTGGACATCCCCACAGCTCAGATGTCACTAGACGAGCCTCCCACTTTTGTTCAG CCGGTGAAGAGGCAGGGCTTCCTGCGCAGTATTAGCATGCCAGTGGAGACCTCCCACCTCCAGTCCCCACCCCGCGACCTCTTTGACACCCGCCGGCCTGTCTTGCAACGCCAGTCATCCATCACCCAGACCATAAAGAG CAGAAGGGTGCACTTTGAGCGGATTAACACGGTGCCCATTAAGGGCCAGCGAGCTGCTCGTCGCAGCACCAGGAAACACCATTCGCTCTCCAGAACCCTGCTCAG GGGAACAGCGGACTGGTTTGGAGTAAGTAAGGATGGCGACGCAACCCAGAAATGGCAGAGGAAAAGTCTGCGCCACTGCAGCCTGCGCTACGGAAAGCTGAAACCGCAGGTGATCCGAGAGATGGATCTGTCCAGCCAGGACAACATCTCCTTAACCAGCACTGAGACCCCGCCTCCTCTCTATGTCCCCTCCTCACAGCATGGCATGCAAAAG ATTGTGGACCCACTGGCACGAGGACGAGCCTTCCGtatggtggaggaggtggatggCTACAGCGTGCCTCAGACCCCCATCACCCCTGGAGCTGCCTCCCTTTGTTCCTTCACCAGCTCCCGCTCAGGTCTCAACCGACTGCCTCGCAGACGCAAGAGGGAGTCTGTGGCAAAGATGAGCTTTAGGGCCGCAGCAGCGCTGGTCAAG ggGCGCTCGATACGGGAGAGCACTCTGAGACGGGCCCAAAGACGAAGCTTTACCCCTGCCAGCTTTATGGAGGAAGACGTGATTGACTTTCCTGATGAACTGGACACATCCTTCTTTGCCAGA gATATTCTGATGCAGGAGGAGTTGTCCACGTACGCAGATGAGGTGTTTGAGTCACCGTCTGAGGCGGCCATAAAAGAGGCAGAGCCCAGCAGCAAGAAGGATGAGACGGAGCTGACAGGAAGTGCTCTAGATAAAACAGAGCTGGAGAGAAGTCACCTCATGCT ACCTCTGGAGCGAGGTTGGCGTAAAGCCAAAGAAGGAACTCCAGGACCACCAAAGGTACCCTTGCGGCAGGAGGTGGTGAGTGTTAACGGACAGCGGCGTGGCCAGCGCATCGTTGTACCTGTCAAGAAACTTTTTGCCCGAGAGAAGAGGCCTTATGGGTTGGGCATGGTAGGGAAGCTCACGAACCGCACCTACCGCAAGCGTATTGACAGCTACGTCAAGAGGCAAATAGAGGACATGGATGACCACAG GCCTTTTTTTACATACTGGATCACCGTTGTCCATTTGCTCATCACTATCTTGGCTGTATGCATCTATGGTATTGCACCAGTGGGCTTCTCCCAGCATGAGACAGTTGATTCT GTTTTAAGAAACAAAGGTGTGTATGAAAATGTCAAGTTTGTACAGCAGGAGAACTTCTGGATCGGGCCGAGTTCG GAAGCTCTGATCCACTTGGGGGCCAAATTTTCTCCATGCATGCGGCAGGACAAGCAGGTGCATGAACTTATCAGGGAAAAGAGAGCTATCGAACGCAACTCTGCCTGCTGTGTGCGGAACGATCGCTCTGGCTGCGTCCAAACCTCAGAGGAAGAATGCTCG AGTACTCTAGCTGTGTGGGTGAAGTGGCCGAGGCATTCCAGCACTCCCCAGTTAAATGGTAAAAACAGACAGTATGGCTCGGTGTGCCATCAGGACCCCAG GATATGTCTAGAGCCTGCCTCTGTGTCACCTCACGAATGGCCTGATGACATCACCAAGTGGCCA ATTTGTACCAGGTACAACACAGGGAACCACACCAACCTGCCTCACATAGACTGTACCATCACAGGCCGACCCTGCTGCATTGGAACCAAAGGGAG GTGTGAAATCACATCACGGGAATATTGTGACTTCATGAAGGGCTACTTTCATGAGGAGGCCACCCTCTGCTCTCAA GTGCACTGCATGGATGATGTATGTGGACTGTTGCCTTTCCTAAACCCTGAGATCCCAGATCAGTTTTACAGGCTCTGGCTCTCACTTTTCCTGCATGCTGG GATCCTTCACTGCCTGGTGTCAGTGGCTTTCCAGATGACCATCCTGAGGGACCTGGAGAAGCTGGCGGGCTGGCTGCGCATCTCAATAATTTACATCCTCAGTGGCATCACTGGCAACTTAGCTTCAGCTATCTTCCTGCCCTACAGAGCAGAG GTGGGTCCAGCTGGCTCTCAGTTCGGGATCCTGGCCTGCCTGTTTGTGGAGTTATTTCAGAGCTGGCAGATCCTGGCCCAGCCCTGGAGGGCCTTCACCAAGCTACTGTGTGTGGTGCTGTTCCTCTTTGCCTTTGGGCTGTTGCCCTGGATCGACAATTTTGCCCACATTTGTGGCTTCATCTCTGGCTTCTTCCTGTCCTTCGCCTTCCTACCCTACATCAGCTTTGGCCGCATGGACCTCTACCGCAAACGCTGTCAGATCATTGTCTTCCTGCTGGTGTTTGTCGGGCTCTTTTCAGGCCTTGTGGTGCTCTTCTATGTCTACCCAATCAAGTGTGAATGGTGCGAGTTGCTCACCTGCATCCCTTTCACGGACAAATTCTGCGAGAAGTACGACCTCAACGCTCACCTTCACTGA
- the rhbdf1a gene encoding inactive rhomboid protein 1 isoform X1, with product MCSIAETVEGHTTLEWGRVVRVLHMRLGSHWEGETGGLLHMRPSSHTCTTETMLMERTSFSFPTSEISCPQFFAEPQVYKHSWQAWGGTENMAEPRRESTSSLQRKKPPWLRLDIPTAQMSLDEPPTFVQPVKRQGFLRSISMPVETSHLQSPPRDLFDTRRPVLQRQSSITQTIKSSRRVHFERINTVPIKGQRAARRSTRKHHSLSRTLLRGTADWFGVSKDGDATQKWQRKSLRHCSLRYGKLKPQVIREMDLSSQDNISLTSTETPPPLYVPSSQHGMQKIVDPLARGRAFRMVEEVDGYSVPQTPITPGAASLCSFTSSRSGLNRLPRRRKRESVAKMSFRAAAALVKGRSIRESTLRRAQRRSFTPASFMEEDVIDFPDELDTSFFARDILMQEELSTYADEVFESPSEAAIKEAEPSSKKDETELTGSALDKTELERSHLMLPLERGWRKAKEGTPGPPKVPLRQEVVSVNGQRRGQRIVVPVKKLFAREKRPYGLGMVGKLTNRTYRKRIDSYVKRQIEDMDDHRPFFTYWITVVHLLITILAVCIYGIAPVGFSQHETVDSVLRNKGVYENVKFVQQENFWIGPSSEALIHLGAKFSPCMRQDKQVHELIREKRAIERNSACCVRNDRSGCVQTSEEECSSTLAVWVKWPRHSSTPQLNGKNRQYGSVCHQDPRICLEPASVSPHEWPDDITKWPICTRYNTGNHTNLPHIDCTITGRPCCIGTKGRCEITSREYCDFMKGYFHEEATLCSQVHCMDDVCGLLPFLNPEIPDQFYRLWLSLFLHAGILHCLVSVAFQMTILRDLEKLAGWLRISIIYILSGITGNLASAIFLPYRAEVGPAGSQFGILACLFVELFQSWQILAQPWRAFTKLLCVVLFLFAFGLLPWIDNFAHICGFISGFFLSFAFLPYISFGRMDLYRKRCQIIVFLLVFVGLFSGLVVLFYVYPIKCEWCELLTCIPFTDKFCEKYDLNAHLH from the exons CTGGCAGGCCTGGGGTGGGACAGAGAACATGGCTGAACCACGGCGGGAGAGCACCAGCAGCCTGCAGAGGAAGAAACCTCCCTGGCTCAGACTGGACATCCCCACAGCTCAGATGTCACTAGACGAGCCTCCCACTTTTGTTCAG CCGGTGAAGAGGCAGGGCTTCCTGCGCAGTATTAGCATGCCAGTGGAGACCTCCCACCTCCAGTCCCCACCCCGCGACCTCTTTGACACCCGCCGGCCTGTCTTGCAACGCCAGTCATCCATCACCCAGACCATAAAGAG CAGCAGAAGGGTGCACTTTGAGCGGATTAACACGGTGCCCATTAAGGGCCAGCGAGCTGCTCGTCGCAGCACCAGGAAACACCATTCGCTCTCCAGAACCCTGCTCAG GGGAACAGCGGACTGGTTTGGAGTAAGTAAGGATGGCGACGCAACCCAGAAATGGCAGAGGAAAAGTCTGCGCCACTGCAGCCTGCGCTACGGAAAGCTGAAACCGCAGGTGATCCGAGAGATGGATCTGTCCAGCCAGGACAACATCTCCTTAACCAGCACTGAGACCCCGCCTCCTCTCTATGTCCCCTCCTCACAGCATGGCATGCAAAAG ATTGTGGACCCACTGGCACGAGGACGAGCCTTCCGtatggtggaggaggtggatggCTACAGCGTGCCTCAGACCCCCATCACCCCTGGAGCTGCCTCCCTTTGTTCCTTCACCAGCTCCCGCTCAGGTCTCAACCGACTGCCTCGCAGACGCAAGAGGGAGTCTGTGGCAAAGATGAGCTTTAGGGCCGCAGCAGCGCTGGTCAAG ggGCGCTCGATACGGGAGAGCACTCTGAGACGGGCCCAAAGACGAAGCTTTACCCCTGCCAGCTTTATGGAGGAAGACGTGATTGACTTTCCTGATGAACTGGACACATCCTTCTTTGCCAGA gATATTCTGATGCAGGAGGAGTTGTCCACGTACGCAGATGAGGTGTTTGAGTCACCGTCTGAGGCGGCCATAAAAGAGGCAGAGCCCAGCAGCAAGAAGGATGAGACGGAGCTGACAGGAAGTGCTCTAGATAAAACAGAGCTGGAGAGAAGTCACCTCATGCT ACCTCTGGAGCGAGGTTGGCGTAAAGCCAAAGAAGGAACTCCAGGACCACCAAAGGTACCCTTGCGGCAGGAGGTGGTGAGTGTTAACGGACAGCGGCGTGGCCAGCGCATCGTTGTACCTGTCAAGAAACTTTTTGCCCGAGAGAAGAGGCCTTATGGGTTGGGCATGGTAGGGAAGCTCACGAACCGCACCTACCGCAAGCGTATTGACAGCTACGTCAAGAGGCAAATAGAGGACATGGATGACCACAG GCCTTTTTTTACATACTGGATCACCGTTGTCCATTTGCTCATCACTATCTTGGCTGTATGCATCTATGGTATTGCACCAGTGGGCTTCTCCCAGCATGAGACAGTTGATTCT GTTTTAAGAAACAAAGGTGTGTATGAAAATGTCAAGTTTGTACAGCAGGAGAACTTCTGGATCGGGCCGAGTTCG GAAGCTCTGATCCACTTGGGGGCCAAATTTTCTCCATGCATGCGGCAGGACAAGCAGGTGCATGAACTTATCAGGGAAAAGAGAGCTATCGAACGCAACTCTGCCTGCTGTGTGCGGAACGATCGCTCTGGCTGCGTCCAAACCTCAGAGGAAGAATGCTCG AGTACTCTAGCTGTGTGGGTGAAGTGGCCGAGGCATTCCAGCACTCCCCAGTTAAATGGTAAAAACAGACAGTATGGCTCGGTGTGCCATCAGGACCCCAG GATATGTCTAGAGCCTGCCTCTGTGTCACCTCACGAATGGCCTGATGACATCACCAAGTGGCCA ATTTGTACCAGGTACAACACAGGGAACCACACCAACCTGCCTCACATAGACTGTACCATCACAGGCCGACCCTGCTGCATTGGAACCAAAGGGAG GTGTGAAATCACATCACGGGAATATTGTGACTTCATGAAGGGCTACTTTCATGAGGAGGCCACCCTCTGCTCTCAA GTGCACTGCATGGATGATGTATGTGGACTGTTGCCTTTCCTAAACCCTGAGATCCCAGATCAGTTTTACAGGCTCTGGCTCTCACTTTTCCTGCATGCTGG GATCCTTCACTGCCTGGTGTCAGTGGCTTTCCAGATGACCATCCTGAGGGACCTGGAGAAGCTGGCGGGCTGGCTGCGCATCTCAATAATTTACATCCTCAGTGGCATCACTGGCAACTTAGCTTCAGCTATCTTCCTGCCCTACAGAGCAGAG GTGGGTCCAGCTGGCTCTCAGTTCGGGATCCTGGCCTGCCTGTTTGTGGAGTTATTTCAGAGCTGGCAGATCCTGGCCCAGCCCTGGAGGGCCTTCACCAAGCTACTGTGTGTGGTGCTGTTCCTCTTTGCCTTTGGGCTGTTGCCCTGGATCGACAATTTTGCCCACATTTGTGGCTTCATCTCTGGCTTCTTCCTGTCCTTCGCCTTCCTACCCTACATCAGCTTTGGCCGCATGGACCTCTACCGCAAACGCTGTCAGATCATTGTCTTCCTGCTGGTGTTTGTCGGGCTCTTTTCAGGCCTTGTGGTGCTCTTCTATGTCTACCCAATCAAGTGTGAATGGTGCGAGTTGCTCACCTGCATCCCTTTCACGGACAAATTCTGCGAGAAGTACGACCTCAACGCTCACCTTCACTGA
- the rhbdf1a gene encoding inactive rhomboid protein 1 isoform X3, producing the protein MCSIAETVEGHTTLEWGRVVRVLHMRLGSHWEGETGGLLHMRPSSHTCTTETMLMERTSFSFPTSEISCPQFFAEPQVYKHSWQAWGGTENMAEPRRESTSSLQRKKPPWLRLDIPTAQMSLDEPPTFVQPVKRQGFLRSISMPVETSHLQSPPRDLFDTRRPVLQRQSSITQTIKRGTADWFGVSKDGDATQKWQRKSLRHCSLRYGKLKPQVIREMDLSSQDNISLTSTETPPPLYVPSSQHGMQKIVDPLARGRAFRMVEEVDGYSVPQTPITPGAASLCSFTSSRSGLNRLPRRRKRESVAKMSFRAAAALVKGRSIRESTLRRAQRRSFTPASFMEEDVIDFPDELDTSFFARDILMQEELSTYADEVFESPSEAAIKEAEPSSKKDETELTGSALDKTELERSHLMLPLERGWRKAKEGTPGPPKVPLRQEVVSVNGQRRGQRIVVPVKKLFAREKRPYGLGMVGKLTNRTYRKRIDSYVKRQIEDMDDHRPFFTYWITVVHLLITILAVCIYGIAPVGFSQHETVDSVLRNKGVYENVKFVQQENFWIGPSSEALIHLGAKFSPCMRQDKQVHELIREKRAIERNSACCVRNDRSGCVQTSEEECSSTLAVWVKWPRHSSTPQLNGKNRQYGSVCHQDPRICLEPASVSPHEWPDDITKWPICTRYNTGNHTNLPHIDCTITGRPCCIGTKGRCEITSREYCDFMKGYFHEEATLCSQVHCMDDVCGLLPFLNPEIPDQFYRLWLSLFLHAGILHCLVSVAFQMTILRDLEKLAGWLRISIIYILSGITGNLASAIFLPYRAEVGPAGSQFGILACLFVELFQSWQILAQPWRAFTKLLCVVLFLFAFGLLPWIDNFAHICGFISGFFLSFAFLPYISFGRMDLYRKRCQIIVFLLVFVGLFSGLVVLFYVYPIKCEWCELLTCIPFTDKFCEKYDLNAHLH; encoded by the exons CTGGCAGGCCTGGGGTGGGACAGAGAACATGGCTGAACCACGGCGGGAGAGCACCAGCAGCCTGCAGAGGAAGAAACCTCCCTGGCTCAGACTGGACATCCCCACAGCTCAGATGTCACTAGACGAGCCTCCCACTTTTGTTCAG CCGGTGAAGAGGCAGGGCTTCCTGCGCAGTATTAGCATGCCAGTGGAGACCTCCCACCTCCAGTCCCCACCCCGCGACCTCTTTGACACCCGCCGGCCTGTCTTGCAACGCCAGTCATCCATCACCCAGACCATAAAGAG GGGAACAGCGGACTGGTTTGGAGTAAGTAAGGATGGCGACGCAACCCAGAAATGGCAGAGGAAAAGTCTGCGCCACTGCAGCCTGCGCTACGGAAAGCTGAAACCGCAGGTGATCCGAGAGATGGATCTGTCCAGCCAGGACAACATCTCCTTAACCAGCACTGAGACCCCGCCTCCTCTCTATGTCCCCTCCTCACAGCATGGCATGCAAAAG ATTGTGGACCCACTGGCACGAGGACGAGCCTTCCGtatggtggaggaggtggatggCTACAGCGTGCCTCAGACCCCCATCACCCCTGGAGCTGCCTCCCTTTGTTCCTTCACCAGCTCCCGCTCAGGTCTCAACCGACTGCCTCGCAGACGCAAGAGGGAGTCTGTGGCAAAGATGAGCTTTAGGGCCGCAGCAGCGCTGGTCAAG ggGCGCTCGATACGGGAGAGCACTCTGAGACGGGCCCAAAGACGAAGCTTTACCCCTGCCAGCTTTATGGAGGAAGACGTGATTGACTTTCCTGATGAACTGGACACATCCTTCTTTGCCAGA gATATTCTGATGCAGGAGGAGTTGTCCACGTACGCAGATGAGGTGTTTGAGTCACCGTCTGAGGCGGCCATAAAAGAGGCAGAGCCCAGCAGCAAGAAGGATGAGACGGAGCTGACAGGAAGTGCTCTAGATAAAACAGAGCTGGAGAGAAGTCACCTCATGCT ACCTCTGGAGCGAGGTTGGCGTAAAGCCAAAGAAGGAACTCCAGGACCACCAAAGGTACCCTTGCGGCAGGAGGTGGTGAGTGTTAACGGACAGCGGCGTGGCCAGCGCATCGTTGTACCTGTCAAGAAACTTTTTGCCCGAGAGAAGAGGCCTTATGGGTTGGGCATGGTAGGGAAGCTCACGAACCGCACCTACCGCAAGCGTATTGACAGCTACGTCAAGAGGCAAATAGAGGACATGGATGACCACAG GCCTTTTTTTACATACTGGATCACCGTTGTCCATTTGCTCATCACTATCTTGGCTGTATGCATCTATGGTATTGCACCAGTGGGCTTCTCCCAGCATGAGACAGTTGATTCT GTTTTAAGAAACAAAGGTGTGTATGAAAATGTCAAGTTTGTACAGCAGGAGAACTTCTGGATCGGGCCGAGTTCG GAAGCTCTGATCCACTTGGGGGCCAAATTTTCTCCATGCATGCGGCAGGACAAGCAGGTGCATGAACTTATCAGGGAAAAGAGAGCTATCGAACGCAACTCTGCCTGCTGTGTGCGGAACGATCGCTCTGGCTGCGTCCAAACCTCAGAGGAAGAATGCTCG AGTACTCTAGCTGTGTGGGTGAAGTGGCCGAGGCATTCCAGCACTCCCCAGTTAAATGGTAAAAACAGACAGTATGGCTCGGTGTGCCATCAGGACCCCAG GATATGTCTAGAGCCTGCCTCTGTGTCACCTCACGAATGGCCTGATGACATCACCAAGTGGCCA ATTTGTACCAGGTACAACACAGGGAACCACACCAACCTGCCTCACATAGACTGTACCATCACAGGCCGACCCTGCTGCATTGGAACCAAAGGGAG GTGTGAAATCACATCACGGGAATATTGTGACTTCATGAAGGGCTACTTTCATGAGGAGGCCACCCTCTGCTCTCAA GTGCACTGCATGGATGATGTATGTGGACTGTTGCCTTTCCTAAACCCTGAGATCCCAGATCAGTTTTACAGGCTCTGGCTCTCACTTTTCCTGCATGCTGG GATCCTTCACTGCCTGGTGTCAGTGGCTTTCCAGATGACCATCCTGAGGGACCTGGAGAAGCTGGCGGGCTGGCTGCGCATCTCAATAATTTACATCCTCAGTGGCATCACTGGCAACTTAGCTTCAGCTATCTTCCTGCCCTACAGAGCAGAG GTGGGTCCAGCTGGCTCTCAGTTCGGGATCCTGGCCTGCCTGTTTGTGGAGTTATTTCAGAGCTGGCAGATCCTGGCCCAGCCCTGGAGGGCCTTCACCAAGCTACTGTGTGTGGTGCTGTTCCTCTTTGCCTTTGGGCTGTTGCCCTGGATCGACAATTTTGCCCACATTTGTGGCTTCATCTCTGGCTTCTTCCTGTCCTTCGCCTTCCTACCCTACATCAGCTTTGGCCGCATGGACCTCTACCGCAAACGCTGTCAGATCATTGTCTTCCTGCTGGTGTTTGTCGGGCTCTTTTCAGGCCTTGTGGTGCTCTTCTATGTCTACCCAATCAAGTGTGAATGGTGCGAGTTGCTCACCTGCATCCCTTTCACGGACAAATTCTGCGAGAAGTACGACCTCAACGCTCACCTTCACTGA
- the rhbdf1a gene encoding inactive rhomboid protein 1 isoform X4 — MAEPRRESTSSLQRKKPPWLRLDIPTAQMSLDEPPTFVQPVKRQGFLRSISMPVETSHLQSPPRDLFDTRRPVLQRQSSITQTIKSSRRVHFERINTVPIKGQRAARRSTRKHHSLSRTLLRGTADWFGVSKDGDATQKWQRKSLRHCSLRYGKLKPQVIREMDLSSQDNISLTSTETPPPLYVPSSQHGMQKIVDPLARGRAFRMVEEVDGYSVPQTPITPGAASLCSFTSSRSGLNRLPRRRKRESVAKMSFRAAAALVKGRSIRESTLRRAQRRSFTPASFMEEDVIDFPDELDTSFFARDILMQEELSTYADEVFESPSEAAIKEAEPSSKKDETELTGSALDKTELERSHLMLPLERGWRKAKEGTPGPPKVPLRQEVVSVNGQRRGQRIVVPVKKLFAREKRPYGLGMVGKLTNRTYRKRIDSYVKRQIEDMDDHRPFFTYWITVVHLLITILAVCIYGIAPVGFSQHETVDSVLRNKGVYENVKFVQQENFWIGPSSEALIHLGAKFSPCMRQDKQVHELIREKRAIERNSACCVRNDRSGCVQTSEEECSSTLAVWVKWPRHSSTPQLNGKNRQYGSVCHQDPRICLEPASVSPHEWPDDITKWPICTRYNTGNHTNLPHIDCTITGRPCCIGTKGRCEITSREYCDFMKGYFHEEATLCSQVHCMDDVCGLLPFLNPEIPDQFYRLWLSLFLHAGILHCLVSVAFQMTILRDLEKLAGWLRISIIYILSGITGNLASAIFLPYRAEVGPAGSQFGILACLFVELFQSWQILAQPWRAFTKLLCVVLFLFAFGLLPWIDNFAHICGFISGFFLSFAFLPYISFGRMDLYRKRCQIIVFLLVFVGLFSGLVVLFYVYPIKCEWCELLTCIPFTDKFCEKYDLNAHLH, encoded by the exons ATGGCTGAACCACGGCGGGAGAGCACCAGCAGCCTGCAGAGGAAGAAACCTCCCTGGCTCAGACTGGACATCCCCACAGCTCAGATGTCACTAGACGAGCCTCCCACTTTTGTTCAG CCGGTGAAGAGGCAGGGCTTCCTGCGCAGTATTAGCATGCCAGTGGAGACCTCCCACCTCCAGTCCCCACCCCGCGACCTCTTTGACACCCGCCGGCCTGTCTTGCAACGCCAGTCATCCATCACCCAGACCATAAAGAG CAGCAGAAGGGTGCACTTTGAGCGGATTAACACGGTGCCCATTAAGGGCCAGCGAGCTGCTCGTCGCAGCACCAGGAAACACCATTCGCTCTCCAGAACCCTGCTCAG GGGAACAGCGGACTGGTTTGGAGTAAGTAAGGATGGCGACGCAACCCAGAAATGGCAGAGGAAAAGTCTGCGCCACTGCAGCCTGCGCTACGGAAAGCTGAAACCGCAGGTGATCCGAGAGATGGATCTGTCCAGCCAGGACAACATCTCCTTAACCAGCACTGAGACCCCGCCTCCTCTCTATGTCCCCTCCTCACAGCATGGCATGCAAAAG ATTGTGGACCCACTGGCACGAGGACGAGCCTTCCGtatggtggaggaggtggatggCTACAGCGTGCCTCAGACCCCCATCACCCCTGGAGCTGCCTCCCTTTGTTCCTTCACCAGCTCCCGCTCAGGTCTCAACCGACTGCCTCGCAGACGCAAGAGGGAGTCTGTGGCAAAGATGAGCTTTAGGGCCGCAGCAGCGCTGGTCAAG ggGCGCTCGATACGGGAGAGCACTCTGAGACGGGCCCAAAGACGAAGCTTTACCCCTGCCAGCTTTATGGAGGAAGACGTGATTGACTTTCCTGATGAACTGGACACATCCTTCTTTGCCAGA gATATTCTGATGCAGGAGGAGTTGTCCACGTACGCAGATGAGGTGTTTGAGTCACCGTCTGAGGCGGCCATAAAAGAGGCAGAGCCCAGCAGCAAGAAGGATGAGACGGAGCTGACAGGAAGTGCTCTAGATAAAACAGAGCTGGAGAGAAGTCACCTCATGCT ACCTCTGGAGCGAGGTTGGCGTAAAGCCAAAGAAGGAACTCCAGGACCACCAAAGGTACCCTTGCGGCAGGAGGTGGTGAGTGTTAACGGACAGCGGCGTGGCCAGCGCATCGTTGTACCTGTCAAGAAACTTTTTGCCCGAGAGAAGAGGCCTTATGGGTTGGGCATGGTAGGGAAGCTCACGAACCGCACCTACCGCAAGCGTATTGACAGCTACGTCAAGAGGCAAATAGAGGACATGGATGACCACAG GCCTTTTTTTACATACTGGATCACCGTTGTCCATTTGCTCATCACTATCTTGGCTGTATGCATCTATGGTATTGCACCAGTGGGCTTCTCCCAGCATGAGACAGTTGATTCT GTTTTAAGAAACAAAGGTGTGTATGAAAATGTCAAGTTTGTACAGCAGGAGAACTTCTGGATCGGGCCGAGTTCG GAAGCTCTGATCCACTTGGGGGCCAAATTTTCTCCATGCATGCGGCAGGACAAGCAGGTGCATGAACTTATCAGGGAAAAGAGAGCTATCGAACGCAACTCTGCCTGCTGTGTGCGGAACGATCGCTCTGGCTGCGTCCAAACCTCAGAGGAAGAATGCTCG AGTACTCTAGCTGTGTGGGTGAAGTGGCCGAGGCATTCCAGCACTCCCCAGTTAAATGGTAAAAACAGACAGTATGGCTCGGTGTGCCATCAGGACCCCAG GATATGTCTAGAGCCTGCCTCTGTGTCACCTCACGAATGGCCTGATGACATCACCAAGTGGCCA ATTTGTACCAGGTACAACACAGGGAACCACACCAACCTGCCTCACATAGACTGTACCATCACAGGCCGACCCTGCTGCATTGGAACCAAAGGGAG GTGTGAAATCACATCACGGGAATATTGTGACTTCATGAAGGGCTACTTTCATGAGGAGGCCACCCTCTGCTCTCAA GTGCACTGCATGGATGATGTATGTGGACTGTTGCCTTTCCTAAACCCTGAGATCCCAGATCAGTTTTACAGGCTCTGGCTCTCACTTTTCCTGCATGCTGG GATCCTTCACTGCCTGGTGTCAGTGGCTTTCCAGATGACCATCCTGAGGGACCTGGAGAAGCTGGCGGGCTGGCTGCGCATCTCAATAATTTACATCCTCAGTGGCATCACTGGCAACTTAGCTTCAGCTATCTTCCTGCCCTACAGAGCAGAG GTGGGTCCAGCTGGCTCTCAGTTCGGGATCCTGGCCTGCCTGTTTGTGGAGTTATTTCAGAGCTGGCAGATCCTGGCCCAGCCCTGGAGGGCCTTCACCAAGCTACTGTGTGTGGTGCTGTTCCTCTTTGCCTTTGGGCTGTTGCCCTGGATCGACAATTTTGCCCACATTTGTGGCTTCATCTCTGGCTTCTTCCTGTCCTTCGCCTTCCTACCCTACATCAGCTTTGGCCGCATGGACCTCTACCGCAAACGCTGTCAGATCATTGTCTTCCTGCTGGTGTTTGTCGGGCTCTTTTCAGGCCTTGTGGTGCTCTTCTATGTCTACCCAATCAAGTGTGAATGGTGCGAGTTGCTCACCTGCATCCCTTTCACGGACAAATTCTGCGAGAAGTACGACCTCAACGCTCACCTTCACTGA